The window AGGCAGACTGCTGAACCAGACAGTGGGTGGGGAAGAGCTGCTCCCAGGGAGCAGCGGTTAGTGCTGCCACAGGCTGGGCACAGGCGTCCCAGCACCAACCCACCCTCCCGCACCAGCGCTCTGGCCTGAACACCctcgcagctccagcagctcctcattgCGCCCTCTGACGTGGGTCTCCTGTCAACCCTGCCCCACAAGCTCTACAACAGCCATGGTCTGCTGCAGTGAGAGGGgcactccagctcctccagctccctcacatgctctgctgggcactgctgctgggTTGGGAGGCCAGGCCAGACACTGAGcgcctctccctgctcctggggcctGTGTCTGAGCAAAATGAAGGGCCTGGCAGGCTGAGCACACGTCATCtctgaggcagtggcagagcccgCAGCCCAGCAGGGGTTAGCAAAGGCCAAGGCAGGCTCCTGAATCCAGTCCTGAGACTGCAGCTAGCCAAGCACATGCCCCACAGACCAAAAtagccccctgccatcccagcaGCACACTGGCTGCTAAAGGACAGGAGTGTGCATTCCAGCTGGAATGCAGCTGCCCAGCCAAGGCCAGGACACACCCCCAGCTgatcccagggctccagccagccagcactggaCACAGCGCACATGCTGTGGTTTCTATGAGAAGTGTGGAGGGGGCACCAGGGTTCTCCTGTGGCTCTCCtgggggaggaaagagaggaGTCCTGCAGAACGTGGCTTCCCTCGGCCTGTTGgaggctgggaaagctgcagaaATGAGAAAACAGCCAGGCAACTGCTATTTGGGTGCCATAAGGCAGCGTGAGAGGGAAATGCACATCAGTGTCCCTCCCCCCGGGGGCTTTAGTGCTTCCTGTTGCTAAGGAGGGCAAGCAGGGCACGGCACAATGCCCAAGCAAGACCCCTGAGCAGAGGAGCCCAACCTGTGCATCATGGGTAAGGAGGCAGGGCCCAGGGAGAGCTCAGAGAGAACGCCTCGCCTCCCTGTTGTACCTGTGGACACTCTCACTACCTACACACAGGCCCAATGCTTTCAGCGTTGAGGATCTGaagtggcagtgagttccacagattaaccaTGCCTTGTATGTGGTGGGAAAGAGATTTATAGGCATCTCCTCCTGAAGCAGGTCTCTGCTCAGTGCCTCCCCTTCCAccacctgccctggggctgcaggctcACCATCCGCCTGAAGGCATTCTCGATCGCTCCGATCACCAGGCTCTCATGAGAGACGGCCTTCTCTAGGTGGAACCGGGGCAGGGCATCGTTGGGCAGCTCCACCTCCTTCTCTGAGAGGGGGGCCTGGCCCCGCTCAGCAGGGAGCACCCGCCAGTCGCTCTGAAGGCAgatcgggggaggggaggagtcctGTAAAATATCCACCAGGTCCCGGAGCTGGTCCCGgatgtggcagtgcagcagcctggAAGCCAGGACCGCGGCACCGCTGCCTGCGTGGCCGTCAAACAAGCCCCAGTAGTGGAAGCCGAGCTCTGTCCTgccctgctgggagaaggggaaggggaagggaatcCCCCTCTGGAGCAGACGgaagggaaagagaagcagcacagTCGCGCAGGGAGGGGTAGGGTCAGAGTGCTGGGCCTGTCCCCACTCAGTGCCAGCTCTAGTCCAGCCCTAGAGGGGCCAGCCAAGCCGGCTGCTCAGTGACGTGGGTTAATGGTGGCTGCAGTTCGCCCCCACCCATGTGGCCAGCTCCGCAGCAAGGCCAGGCCCTGAATGGACTGAAACCCAACTGCAGCCCCGAGCaggcccaggccagctgggcctCCCCTCTCACTGTGTGTACCAGATGGCATTTTGTGGGCGTGTTCCCAGCACCACTTGGGCTGGACCATGGCAGGAGCCGGGTGTGGAGCAAAGCATCTGCACACGAGTTATGGCCAGTTGCCTGCGTTTGTACTGCTCACCTCCTCTGCTTCCACTGCGCTCTCCTGAGGAGCCAGGCTACCCCTCTGCGGACTGCATCGcctgcccaccaccaccacctcgcAGCAGGCCTGGTCCTCGTTGTGCTGGCTCTTGCCAGCATTTATCACCCTAGGGGGATGGAAAGAGAGCATAGAGACCGTGATCTGGGGAAACGCCACTCTCTCCACGATTGCACACTCTGACCGCAGAAAGCGATGgcacccgcccgcccgcccgcccttCTCTCTCGTGCACGTACGGCATGTGGGGACCAACTTTTCAGCGAGAGCAGCCAGTTCATCCCTCCCAGTGCACCAAGCAAAGCGCCTGACTCCGAACCAGCTACAAGCCAGGGCTACAGTCCTGTGCAAGATACACATGGCAAGTTTTGCAGCCACAGGTCCTCTGCTCATGGATTGGGCTTTGTTCCAGCACGTGCCAAACTCCTTGGTGCCCCCTGGAAGGCCTCGCTTGTGCAAGCAGAAGTGGGCAGGCCAGATGCATCagcagcaaagtttgcagattgACACCAACTAAGCAATCTCCCTTTGCTAAGCACATTTTAGCTCTGGATTGCAAAACCTGCTTTGGGAGAGGACGTTGTAGACAGGCATAACAAGAAGTGCActctgggcagcagctcttccagatgtttgtaggGAAGGACTCCTGTCACATGCACGAAAGTAGTCAGAGCTAAACTTAAGGGAGCTTTTAATGAGTTCCTCTAATGGTCTGAAAGGTTCCTACTTCTGAGACCTCAGGGCAGGGCTTTCTATTCCCGTTCTTGCACTGGAGCAGGTGATGAGGTCTCGCATGAAATTCTtacaaaaaaactaggcaaatacaatttagatgaggctactataaggtgggtgcataactggctggataactgtacttggagagtagttcttaatggttctcaatcctgctggaaaagtataacaagtggggttccgtaggggtctgttttaggatgGGTTCtggtcaatatcttcatcaatgatttagctattggcatagaaagtacgcttattatgtttgcagatgataccaagctgggaggggttgcaactgctttggaggatagggtcatatttcaaaatgatctggataaattggagaaatggtctgaggtaaacaggatgaagtttaataaagacaaatgcgaagtgctccacttgggaaggaacaatcagtttcacacatacagaatggggagactgtctaggaatgactacagctgaaagggatctaggggttatggtggaccacaagcgaaatatgcgtcaacagtgtgatgctgttgcaaaaaaaagcaaacatgcttctgggatgcattaacaggtgtgttgtgaacaagacacaagaagtcattcttcctctctaccctgcgctggttaggcctcagctggagtattgtgtccagttctgggcaccacagttcaagaaagatgtggagaaattagagagagtccagaaaagagcgacaagaatgatcaaaggtctagagaacatgacctatgaagaaaggctgaaagaaatgtgcttgtttagtttggaaaagagaagattgaggggggacgtggTAGCGGttgtcaggtatctaaaagggtgtcataaagaagagggagaaaacttgttttttttggcctctgaggatagaacaagaggcaacgggtttaaactgcagcaagggaggcttaggctggacattatgaaaaagttcctaactgtcggggcggtcaaacagtggaataaattgccaagggaggttgtggaatctccatcgctggagacatttaagaacaggttagacagacgtctaccagggatggtttagacagtacttggtcctgccattggggcagggggctggacacgatggcctcaagaggtcccttccggtcctagtgttccatgattctatgttgCAGAATTCAGTCATTGGAGAGAAACTCAAAAAAACCCCATCCAGGCCCTGGCTTGTTACCATCACACAGTGAGGCTGAAAGCACTGCCAGTGCACATGTAAATGAGAAAGACGACCCTTTCAGAACTATAGCAATGGCAAAGGCTAAGAGGGTGACTGATCTTTTTATGCAGAGAAACAGCACCACCTCTGCCACAGATCCACTCACAACAACATCCTAGAGCTTTCTCCAAGAGTCCAGCACCTCTCCTCCCAATTTCCACCTGTCCCTGGGGTGGTGACATTAGGGTAGGTGTCACTGTGCTGCCCTACAGGGAAGCAATGTATCGGACAGGATTTGTGACTGAAGGACCAGAACAGAGCTGTGTGCGGCACCAACAGGGCAGAAAGTAGGAAGCACTTGGAAAAGCCAGGCCTCAAAATCTGTCCGTGACAGCCTGTGCTGCTGTGAAGAGCAGCCAAGTGGGCATCAGATGCAAGCCACACTGAACTGAACCTGACTTGCTCAGGTTCTTGCCGCTCTCCCAGCTTAAGAGGAGACCTCACCATGAAGCCCGGTATTGACCCTcctcagggccagctgcagggcagagctgacaaaGCCAAAAAAGCCAGGctgtgggagccaggcctggcctAACCTCTCTGGAAAGGGCCCAGGTAGCACAGCCAACTAGCGCAGGGGCCCCTCTTGCCCTGAATGAGCACCAGGTGATCAGGTCTCTCAGAGGAAGTGTGAGGCTGCTCCTTTCCTGAAGCATGAGGTTCAGTTCCCTGCTTCTCAGGGTCTCTCCGGGCCTCTGGTTCCCTCTGTGAAAAGCGATGGTGTGAGGTGCAGCCGCTAAATGTAGCCCATGAGCCACCCAGCTCCTGGCTGTGTACATGCCAGTGACAGAGTCGCACATCACCAGAGACGGgaagagccaggcaccctacctgCTGCCCGTGGCAGTCTATCCAGCCAATGAACAGGCAAACCAAAAGCCCAAATGGTGCCTGTCCACACTGGCTAATGCCTTCGGCTGTGGTCATGCCacaacagccagcagcacagcgccccgccAGCAGCGACACATGGGGAAGGCTCTGCCGGCCTGGGGCTGAGGACGGGACTGCTTTAACCTCAGAAGCACACAGGTAAACCCAGAGTACTCCACAAGAGGAAAACATCGCTTCTGTCTTGCAGGCCGGGCACCAAACGGAGCAGAgtcagcccggcccagccccatgACCTGAGCCACTGATGTTTGCAGTAGAGATCCTCTCCGGGCAGAGCCCCAATCGCTGTCTGACAAccgcacggcacggcacggcacggcactcTACTGCAGGATGTCTGCCGGCCGAGGGCGGGCGGCTCGCTTTGCCAGGGGCTCACAGGTCCCCGGAGAACCACAGCGGCGCCTGCGGCAGAAGGAAAAGCAACACCGCACAGGCTGGGCGTGCAGCAgactctccccagggcagtgcaGGCAGAGgccttgctccagccctgcccctggctcccgaGGCCTGACGGTGAATTACACAGAAGAGGGCGCAGGCGGCAGCTCCCGCACTCGCCTCTCTGGCACAGCCACGAGCTTTGCGCTCGCCCTGGCAGTCGGGCTGCGGGAAGGCAGAACtcggggcagccacagcagccagggcggAGCTGCGGGGGTCACAGCCTCCGGgggagctgccagcagcccctctggccccgggcagccctgtcctgtcctgggcTCGGCTCGCTTCGCGGGCCTGCGTGGCCAGCACCGCCGGGAGACTGCGGAGGGGCCCGGCGCGGCGCAGGCCGGGGAAGACAAGGGCCCTGGAGGGGCAGGCGCTGCGCAGAGGAGCAGGGGCCATGGGGAGCCCGGGGCCGGTGCTGCCTGGCCCGAAGCGGGTTCCgcggccgcccgcccgcccggttggcagctggctcccggccccggccccggccccggccgtgCGTCCCCCCAGCGCCCAGATTCGGCGGCCCGCCCTGACTCGCGTCCCCGGCAGCGCAGCGCACGGGGCGCCTGGCCGGCGGGAGCCCCcgggtcccctcccctccccggcgcggcgcggcgcggcgcggcgcggcgcggctcaCTCGGCGTAGCCCGTGCTCCAGGGCAGGCGGCGGCTCTCCCGGGGGCTCTGCACGGCTCGGCCCGCGTGGTCGTCCGCCCGCTGCAGCTCCTCCGAGGTGAGCTGCAGGAAGGCCGGTCTGCAGAAGGCGCCGCccgcggggccggggccgggaccGGGGCCGGGCGGCGAGTCCCGCGGGGGCTGAGCGCCGGGCGCGgggcccagagcccccaccagctGCGCCACCGCCGAGCGCACCCGGCCCAGCATGCTGCACCGCCGGCCGGCCTGCCCGCGCCGAGCAGAGCCGCGCCCGGGGGCGGGCCGCTCCCCGCCTCCTGCCGGGCACGGGCTCGGGCTCAGGGGCGGCTGGCTCCGCCCCAGCGCCTCAGACCCCGCACCGCTGTGCCCCCCGCACCCGCAGCGCCCCTGCACCCGAACACCCCTGCACCCGCTGTGCCCCCCGCACCCGCAGCGCCCCTGCACCCACTGTGCCCCCCGCACCCGCACGCCCCTTTATTAAAACCCCCCGCACCCGCAGCGCCCCTGTACCCGTTGTGCCCCCTGTACCCGAACCGCCCGTGCCACTGTGCCCCCAGTGCAGTTAGCTGGGAGGAACGGCTGCTATTCCAAAGTAGCTGTGCAAGCTCCTACACAaggcagccactatttcaaaatggcagccggCTGAGCTAGAACTTGGTAACAGGTGATGTACAAGGAATCGTGCCTGGTTCGgactaggggctgtgtagacaggaagtAGGGcctatgtcgaaataagctattctagaatagcctcttccaaaataattctgctggGTGGCCATAGTCGTGCCGATTACATCACTCCCAGGGGCTGGATTGTGTGTGGCCACACGACTTCAGAATgagttttgcttattccagggcttccccGTAGTGTAGCTGCATTGTTCTGCAATAACTCATTTGGGAATGTTaactttggaataagctattctggaataactgtgctgtgtacacGTACCCTCTCTGTGGTCCCTGATCCCCCCATTTGTGGAGAGACACAGAGGTAAAAGCAGCATTTGAGAGGGAGGACATTATGTCTCCTagggcagtggctctcaacctgtCCAGACCACTGTACCCCCTTCAGGAGTCTGCTTTGCCTTGTACCCCCACCTTTCACCTCCCTTACAAATTACCTCCTTACAAAATCAGATCTCAGAATGCAAAGAGGTGTCACTGCAAAGCGGGACTGAAAACTGCTCGCTGACTCCTTTGTACCATATAGCTCTAAAAGAAATCAACCGAGAGATAAACATTGCACTTACGTTCAGTTATACGGTACTCAGAGCTTCTAAACAGTGATTGTAGGGAACTGTAGTTGGCACTCACTTAGTGCTTTATATGtgacctgttgtaaaactagacaaatactgGATGAATTGGTGTAAGCCCTGGGAGACCTCTGTCTACCCCCAGGCGTGTGTGTTTACCCCGGTCGAGAACCACTGCCTTAACCTCCCCCTCAGCCAATGCAAGGCCGCCCCTCCAATGCCTTGTTCACTGCCCATTTCTAACTGCTGTAATTTACTACTGTCTCCCCTGGGTTAAAAGCTCCCACCAGActgtttatcaaaacaaaaagcagtcaagtagcactttaaagactagcaaaataatttattaggtgagctttcgtgggacagacccacttcgggtctgtcccatgaaagctcacctaataaactattttgctagtctttgaagtgctgcttgactgctttttgttttgataatgtatagactagcacggcttcctctctgttactattcagactGTTTATGTGATCCTGAActctggcatcacagaaacaagtCTCCGATTAGGATTTCTCACCTGGTGTTTCACTGAAGCAGCATGAGGAGCCAGACCACCCGTCTATCTTTTCTCCTATCCTCCCTTTTCTGATGGCCTGTTTTTCTGCATTTCCATTTGCCTGTGTATGGGGACGAGCAATGCTGGGGAACCCCTCCCGCAGAGAGACTTGTCAATAACTAGCTTTGAGTCTGTAAAGCAACTCAGTGAACTCCAGGAGCGTAACAACACTCGGCCTGAGTTCTCGTCAATCTGTTTGAGAAGGGGTGCACACCCAGCAACGGGCTGGGTGAAAACTCCTGCTGTTTTTAACTCTCACACCCCTGGCTTGTGTCCCTGTTCTCAAGTTGCGCAGTCAGGGTTCCACATGGCACACCCATCCACTCAGTGGAACCTCACAtacctctggctgctctctgtgcgGTGTTGTCGGAAGCAGGGCTCCCCAGGTTTGCAGCTTACACCCTGCAGAAATTCAAAGGAAGGGTGAGGAAGACATAACATGATTGTTCAGTAGCATtggaggaagagctccaaatccCTCTtactgtgcctgctggagctgcagtggccatgcaCAGCCCCTTCTCACCAGGGTCCTGTCTAATATCTTCCATTCCTGGGCGGAACAAATTTTGCTGTGTGccccaaggtatgtgcagatgtgcaccaccagtcgaatcacatgcttctggctgtgggcgCCCTGTTGGGTGCTCAGCGTAcaggtgttcagcttacaggTCACACTGCACCTGGCCCCAGGTTGCTGCGGTGAGAGCAAATTTGGGTAGCCCCCTCTTCCCAGGGCAGCTTGCCTACTGTCCCCTCGTtcccagccccaacctgcagctATGATTGAAATGAAGCAGCTACAGATCAACCGTGTTAAGGACCCAAGCACCGCTGGGTCAGTCACTGTGTAACCGGCGTCTGGCTGAAGCTCAGAATCAGCACTGCCAAATGGCAAGCTCAGCAGACGAGCTGCCACCCTTACCCTGGAAAGCCCTCTACCCTGCCCAGGCTGAGGCCACAGGTGCACCTCTGCAGTTGCTTGGGAACTGGTCTCTGCCAGCGCGCTGGCAGCACTTCTCCCCAGTATGAAACTCACAAAACAAACCCATGTCCTGATGGCTAAAAAGCGCCAGAGAAGATGCTTGCAGGGCAGTTTGCTTCCCCGTGCAGTATCTAGAAGCCGCTTTTCCCCAATAGGTTGAAATGGCAGCGGGGGCAGAGGGGCGGAGGAGGGAGTGTTGACTGGTTAGTGTCACCTGGCGAAGAGTCCAGGGAGAAGAGAGCTGCTAATAGCCtcttgtgctgcagccccctggaAGGCCCAGGGAGGCCTCTGCAGTGTCTGGCCACCCACCGTTTGAACCTGGGCTCCGTGTCAGAGGTC is drawn from Carettochelys insculpta isolate YL-2023 chromosome 26, ASM3395843v1, whole genome shotgun sequence and contains these coding sequences:
- the PPM1J gene encoding protein phosphatase 1J isoform X4, encoding MLGRVRSAVAQLVGALGPAPGAQPPRDSPPGPGPGPGPAGGAFCRPAFLQLTSEELQRADDHAGRAVQSPRESRRLPWSTGYAEVINAGKSQHNEDQACCEVVVVGRRCSPQRGSLAPQESAVEAEEQGRTELGFHYWGLFDGHAGSGAAVLASRLLHCHIRDQLRDLVDILQDSSPPPICLQSDWRVLPAERGQAPLSEKEVELPNDALPRFHLEKAVSHESLVIGAIENAFRRMGFLRPELLGNEFTHLEFPRRIQHKELGKKMLYRDQNMNGWAYKRIVEDDLKFPLIYGEGKKARVMATIGVTRGLGDHDLKVYNSNIHIKPFLSCVPEVRVYDLTQYEHCPDDVLVLGTDGLWDVTSDREVANVVTEVLMDYEPNDPCRYTVAAHELVVRSRGVLKERGWRLANNKLGSGDDISVFVIPLGGPGNYT